One Streptomyces sp. NBC_01237 genomic region harbors:
- a CDS encoding ArsA family ATPase — translation MTPVTADTDAAPGLDTDALLDDPDIRIIVCCGSGGVGKTTTAAALGVRAAERGRKVVVLTIDPARRLAQSMGIDQLDNIPRRVEGIAGDGELHAMMLDMKRTFDETVEAHADAERARAILENPFYQSLSAGFAGTQEYMAMEKLGQLRARDEWDLIIVDTPPSRSALDFLDAPKRLGSFLDGTFIRLLMAPAKMGGRAGMKFLNVGMSMMTGTLGKLLGGQFLRDVQTFVAAMDTMFGGFRTRADATYKLLQAPGTAFLVVATPERDALREAAYFVERLAAEDMPLAGLVLNRVHGSEASRLSAEQALAAAENLEETRIVDQAAGKAALCDPAVTSPEAPEPPLSPEPDPTSEPSSGPAPEPAPKSAGVRESERDPASAPDRAPENAPAVAPAVPAAPVVPVEELTAGLLRLHAERMQVVAREQHTRDRFAALHPEVPVTEVAALPGDVHDLVGLRTIGDRLATGSGSAPAESA, via the coding sequence ATGACCCCGGTCACAGCGGACACGGACGCGGCACCCGGGCTGGACACCGACGCGCTGCTCGACGACCCGGACATCCGGATCATCGTGTGCTGCGGTTCGGGCGGTGTCGGCAAGACCACGACCGCGGCGGCCCTCGGCGTACGGGCGGCCGAGCGCGGCCGGAAGGTCGTCGTCCTGACCATCGATCCGGCCCGGCGCCTCGCCCAGTCGATGGGCATCGACCAGCTGGACAACATCCCGCGCCGGGTCGAGGGCATCGCGGGCGACGGCGAACTCCACGCCATGATGCTCGACATGAAGCGGACCTTCGACGAGACCGTCGAGGCCCACGCGGACGCCGAGCGGGCCCGCGCGATCCTGGAGAACCCCTTCTACCAGTCCCTGTCCGCCGGGTTCGCCGGTACGCAGGAGTACATGGCGATGGAGAAGCTCGGGCAGCTCAGGGCACGTGACGAGTGGGACCTGATCATCGTCGACACCCCGCCCTCGCGCTCCGCGCTGGACTTCCTGGACGCTCCGAAGCGGCTGGGCTCCTTCCTGGACGGCACGTTCATCCGGCTGCTGATGGCCCCCGCGAAGATGGGCGGGCGGGCCGGGATGAAGTTCCTCAACGTGGGCATGTCGATGATGACGGGGACGCTGGGCAAACTGCTCGGCGGCCAGTTCCTGCGGGACGTACAGACCTTCGTAGCCGCGATGGACACGATGTTCGGCGGCTTCCGCACCCGGGCCGACGCGACGTACAAGCTGCTCCAGGCGCCCGGCACGGCTTTCCTCGTGGTCGCGACGCCGGAGCGGGACGCGCTGCGCGAGGCCGCGTACTTCGTGGAACGGCTCGCCGCGGAGGACATGCCCCTGGCCGGCCTCGTCCTCAACCGGGTCCACGGCAGCGAGGCATCCCGGCTCTCCGCCGAGCAGGCGCTTGCCGCCGCAGAAAATCTTGAAGAGACCCGCATTGTGGATCAGGCGGCCGGGAAGGCTGCCCTTTGTGACCCGGCGGTCACCTCTCCCGAAGCCCCCGAACCGCCGCTCTCCCCCGAGCCCGACCCCACATCTGAGCCGTCATCTGGGCCCGCCCCGGAACCCGCCCCGAAATCCGCAGGCGTGCGCGAATCCGAGCGTGACCCGGCATCCGCACCCGACCGCGCTCCCGAGAACGCTCCAGCCGTTGCCCCCGCCGTTCCCGCAGCCCCTGTGGTCCCCGTCGAGGAACTGACCGCAGGTCTGCTGCGGCTGCACGCCGAGCGCATGCAGGTCGTCGCGCGCGAACAGCACACCCGTGACCGCTTCGCCGCGCTGCATCCCGAGGTGCCGGTGACCGAAGTCGCGGCCCTGCCGGGGGATGTGCACGATCTCGTCGGCCTTCGGACCATCGGAGACCGGCTCGCGACCGGCTCCGGTTCGGCCCCGGCCGAATCCGCGTAG
- a CDS encoding WhiB family transcriptional regulator: MGWVTDWSAQAACRTTDPDELFVQGAAQNRAKAVCTGCPVRTECLADALDNRVEFGVWGGMTERERRALLRRRPTVTSWRRLLETARSEYERSTGILPAVIGLEDDELHETYAAVG, translated from the coding sequence ATGGGCTGGGTAACCGACTGGAGTGCGCAGGCAGCCTGCCGCACTACCGATCCGGATGAACTGTTCGTACAAGGAGCAGCGCAGAACAGGGCCAAGGCGGTGTGCACCGGATGCCCGGTGCGGACCGAGTGCCTGGCCGATGCGCTGGACAATCGCGTCGAATTCGGCGTGTGGGGCGGAATGACGGAGCGGGAAAGGCGCGCACTGCTGCGCCGTCGGCCCACCGTCACGTCCTGGCGTCGACTGCTGGAGACCGCTCGCAGCGAGTACGAGCGGTCCACGGGCATCCTGCCCGCGGTGATCGGGCTGGAGGACGACGAACTGCACGAGACGTACGCCGCTGTGGGGTAG